One part of the Haliaeetus albicilla chromosome 9, bHalAlb1.1, whole genome shotgun sequence genome encodes these proteins:
- the GMNC gene encoding geminin coiled-coil domain-containing protein 1, whose translation MVSALCISLDLEAEKEKLVSSPWGLASTGRPCPEPDFAGGPGCPWSAPAGVSKETWAAVCAAEPPPPPPPPQQHGQGRREARPPGQFCSPQLGAQDAAWRGDQLSSQLYRNKQLQDTLLQKEEELARLHEENNNLRQYLNSALIKCLEEKAKKLLSCHGQKTCAILKSTKRRLKEDHCFVPQETPHASKARRNLFNEFTACEEQASPAVDSWVLQTLGLKDVNTIDENSANYSALSSDLGKDTYCLSAGETIDYDHSEGAAAAYSCSHVPPANSSNHPCSEDSPFLPQFSSAPGVSSSVPSVSSLPAYGLPYLTGDLSPNKTEVAFTTSLSPHRNVRTHTFHQGQAFVHRDDDGGWRFTWVPKQAE comes from the exons ATGGTAAGTgctctttgcatttctctcGACCTGgaggcagaaaaggagaagcTGGTCTCTTCGCCTTGGGGGCTTGCA AGCACCGGCCGGCCGTGCCCGGAGCCGGACTTCGCCGGGGGCCCGGGCTGCCCCTGGTCCGCCCCCGCCGGGGTTTCCAAGGAGACTTGGGCCGCCGTCTGCgccgcggagccgccgccgccgccgccgccgccgcagcagcACGGCCAGGGCCGGCGGGAGGCTCGGCCGCCGG GGCAGTTCTGCAGCCCGCAGCTCGGTGCCCAGGACGCGGCGTGGCGGGGAGACCAGCTGTCCTCCCAGCTTTACAGAAACAAGCAG CTTCAGGATACTTTGcttcagaaggaagaggaactTGCTAGGttacatgaagaaaataataacctCCGACAATACCTGAATTCTGCCCTGATTAAGTGTTTAGAAGAAAAAGCCAAG AAGCTGCTATCCTGCCATGGCCAAAAAACCTGTGCTATTCTCAAAAGCACCAAGAGGAGATTAAAAGAGGACCACTGCTTTGTTCCTCAAGAAACTCCTCATGCTTCCAAAGCTAGAAGGAACCTCTTTAATGAATTCACTGCCTGTGAAGAGCAAGCCAGCCCTGCTGTGGACAGCTGGGTCTTGCAGACTTTAGGATTAAAAGATGTCAACACCATTGATGAAAATTCAGCTAACTACAGTGCCCTGTCCTCAGACCTTGGAAAAGACACATACTGCCTGAGCGCTGGGGAAACAATAGACTATGACCACAgtgaaggagcagcagcagcctatAGCTGCAGCCATGTGCCTCCAGCTAACAGCAGTAACCATCCATGCAGTGAGgactctcctttccttcctcagtTTTCCTCAGCACCAGGTGTCTCCTCATCAGTGCCAAGCgtttcctccctcccagcctatGGGTTGCCTTATTTGACTGGTGATTTGTCACCCAACAAAACAGAAGTGGCCTTCACAACATCTCTAAGTCCTCACCGCAACGTGAGAACACACACCTTCCACCAAGGACAAGCCTTTGTGCACAGGGATGATGATGGAGGATGGAGATTCACCTGGGTGCCCAAGCAGGCTGAATAA